From a single Nothobranchius furzeri strain GRZ-AD chromosome 7, NfurGRZ-RIMD1, whole genome shotgun sequence genomic region:
- the LOC139061565 gene encoding uncharacterized protein, translated as MASPVLRIIFGDVSDSRKMHLDSGIPATLSELHMLVKTFFDLKEDFRLQYMDEDFNAFMNLTSVSDVKDKGTLKVIYNPKPTLEEQFITLYPVETSTNSSVYTCQGTSSPGPSLVSSCSDDTLYTSTPHSSPDVQPTRQFSWPNVFVVPKFTYDVELELQQKNAEYEANGTLFKPGIKLKGVILDGLAQEMLKYTKYPKDYQCEEVAAALTRTHPCLGQLGSKTGFWGWKQSLKYKMQNYRTKLGRLGDPEIRVNSLKHKREGQGKTAANIKKPRKAEVYYVPLPPKGESTESLETERVALLSEIKKRDNEAVIKAKMERTFSHRRLEIVEQRPMIRDFMNRWPALFKESEVNAEFLRITTKPLQAKFLAQLDNLTDKLMKIFEGSKGSKGQKIKDIMAISSLCDDIDIKREHTLKSLVIYFNEDPDLLFKEYLTSSTEDERLRSTAATVMGIYTIRREGVQEPEDVGVVIEGTTVKNNLGSVIMAFIVLFGLIYALDLSYPNDLKYTFEFCQKILMNLDGQRLSTKMQQMKLKMLA; from the exons ATGGCAAGCCCTGTTCTCAGAATCATCTTTGGGGATGTGTCAGACTCCAGGAAAATGCATCTGGACTCTGGAATTCCAGCAACATTATCAGAACTCCATATGTTGGTAAAGACATTCTTCGATTTGAAAGAAGACTTCCGTTTGCAGTACATGGATGAAGACTTTAATGCATTTATGAACTTAACTTCAGTGTCTGATGTAAAAGATAAAGGCACACTGAAAGTGATATACAATCCTAAACCCACACTTGAGGAACAATTCATCACTTTGTACCCAGTTGAGACATCCACAAACAGCAGTGTTTACACTTGCCAAGGAACTTCCAGCCCTGGGCCTTCTTTAGTTTCATCCTGCAGTGATGATACCCTATACACATCAACCCCTCATTCATCACCAGATGTTCAACCGACAAGACAGTTTTCCTGGCCCAATGTGTTTGTGGTCCCTAAATTCACATATGACGTGGAATTGGAACTccagcagaaaaatgcagaataTGAAGCAAATGGCACACTCTTCAAGCCTGGCATAAAACTGAAGGGAGTCATCCTTGATGGATTAGCTCAAGAAATGCTGAAATACACAAAATATCCTAAAGACTATCAATGTGAAGAGGTGGCAGCAGCACTGACAAGGACCCATCCTTGTTTAGGGCAGCTAGGATCTAAGACTGGATTTTGGGGATGGAAACAATCTCTGAAGTACAAAATGCAAAACTATCGAACAAAGCTTGGGCGGCTTGGTGATCCTGAAATCCGTGTGAATTCCTTAAAGCACAAACGGGAAGGCCAAGGAAAAACTGCTGCCAACATCAAAAAACCAAGAAAGGCAGAGGTCTATTATGTCCCTTTACCCCCAAAAGGTGAAAGCACTGAAAGCTTGGAAACTGAAAGAGTGGCTCTACTCTCAGAAATCAAAAAGCGAGACAATGAAGCAGTGATAAAAGCAAAAATGGAAAGAACCTTCTCCCATAGACGACTAGAGATTGTGGAACAGAGGCCGATGATCAGAGATTTCATGAACAGATGGCCTGCCCTTTTCAAGGAAAGTGAA GTGAATGCAGAGTTCCTGCGGATCACTACAAAACCCCTGCAGGCAAAGTTCTTGGCTCAGCTGGACAATTTAACAGACAAGCTGATGAAAATTTTTGAGGGGAGCAAAGGATCAAAGGGCCAAAAGATCAAGGATATCATGGCGATCAGTAGTTTG TGTGATGACATCGACATAAAGAGGGAGCATACTCTTAAAAGCCTGGTGATCTACTTTAATGAAGACCCAGACCTACTGTTCAAGGAGTATCTG ACCTCCTCCACTGAGGATGAACGGTTGAGATCCACTGCAGCAACTGTCATGGGCATTTACACCATCCGAAGAGAAGGCGTTCAGGAGCCAGAGGATGTTGGAGTTGTCATTGAAGGTACTACAGTTAAGAACAACCTCGGTAGTGTCATCATGGCATTCATCGTCCTCTTTGGACTGATTTATGCACTTGATCTGAGCTATCCAAATGACCTCAAGTACACTTTCGAGTTTTGTCAGAAGATTTTAATGAATCTGGATGGACAAAGGCTCAGTACAAAGATGCAGCAAATGAAATTGAAGATGCTTGCTTAG